In Haloarcula salinisoli, one genomic interval encodes:
- a CDS encoding HD domain-containing protein — protein sequence MTTIKDSVHDHIAVEGVAADLLETPPVQRLRRVKQLGTVTMVYPSANHTRFEHSLGVYHLADRALSHLGIEGRQAERVRAAALLHDVGHSPYSHNIEEIVHRKTGKYHDDVAELLDRGEVARVLADHDLSPSKVAGLVGGEGELGQLVSGELDVDRMDYLVRDAHHTGVPYGTIDHERLVRELRFVEGDLVLDEGNVQTAESLLLARALMNPTVYAHHVARIAKSMLRRGTERLLRETDVTAEKLRRWDDCDLLVGLRESDATSEYARRLSERDLFKRAVWAERPAVPDELLAADHDDIRELEEEIADAANVSPAAVVLDIPAAPSMTESSSRVLVNGAVRRLGEQSTLVNAIRAAQTDQWRLGVYAPSADSERVGEAAVRELGLDLDGTRVRDVRRGIHATLDEFN from the coding sequence ATGACCACTATCAAGGACAGTGTCCACGACCACATCGCGGTCGAGGGCGTCGCCGCCGACCTCCTGGAGACGCCACCGGTCCAGCGGCTCCGCCGGGTCAAGCAGCTGGGGACGGTGACGATGGTCTACCCCTCGGCGAACCACACGCGCTTCGAGCACTCGCTGGGGGTCTACCACCTGGCCGACCGCGCACTCTCCCACCTCGGCATCGAGGGACGACAGGCCGAACGGGTGCGGGCGGCGGCCCTGTTGCACGACGTTGGCCACTCTCCCTACAGCCACAATATCGAGGAGATAGTCCACCGGAAGACGGGGAAGTACCACGACGACGTGGCCGAGCTGCTGGACAGGGGTGAGGTCGCTCGTGTGCTGGCGGACCACGACCTCTCCCCGTCGAAGGTCGCCGGGCTGGTCGGGGGCGAGGGGGAACTCGGCCAGCTGGTCTCGGGCGAACTCGACGTCGACCGGATGGACTATCTGGTGCGGGACGCCCACCACACCGGCGTTCCCTATGGCACCATCGACCACGAGCGGCTGGTTCGAGAACTCCGCTTCGTCGAGGGCGACCTGGTGCTCGACGAGGGGAACGTCCAGACGGCCGAGTCGCTGCTGCTCGCGCGGGCGCTGATGAACCCGACCGTCTACGCCCACCACGTCGCCCGCATCGCCAAATCGATGTTGCGTCGCGGGACCGAGCGGCTGCTGCGGGAGACGGACGTGACCGCCGAGAAACTCAGGCGGTGGGACGACTGTGACCTGCTGGTCGGGTTGCGCGAGAGCGACGCCACGAGCGAGTACGCCCGGCGGCTGAGCGAACGCGACCTGTTCAAACGGGCGGTGTGGGCCGAACGGCCGGCCGTGCCCGACGAGCTACTGGCGGCCGACCACGACGATATCCGCGAACTGGAGGAAGAGATAGCCGACGCCGCGAACGTCTCGCCGGCGGCCGTCGTCCTGGACATCCCCGCGGCGCCCTCGATGACGGAGTCGTCCAGTCGAGTGCTCGTCAACGGGGCGGTCCGCCGGCTGGGCGAGCAGTCGACGCTGGTCAACGCCATCCGGGCCGCCCAGACGGACCAGTGGCGGCTGGGCGTGTACGCGCCGTCGGCCGACAGCGAGCGGGTCGGCGAGGCCGCCGTCCGCGAACTCGGACTGGACCTGGACGGGACGCGCGTCCGCGACGTGCGACGCGGTATCCACGCCACCCTCGACGAATTTAACTGA
- a CDS encoding universal stress protein, producing the protein MYDRILVPTDGSPSMQSVVDHATELAAVHDATLHGLYVVDTGSFATLPVETTWDGVTEMLREEGELALSEFTERAGDAPVETAIMNGNPSSEIVEYAREHDCDTIVMGTHGRGGIDRLLLGSVAERVVRAAPIPVVTVPISEGETDVEAARS; encoded by the coding sequence ATGTACGACCGGATACTGGTGCCGACGGACGGGTCACCCAGCATGCAGTCGGTCGTGGACCACGCGACGGAACTCGCCGCCGTCCACGACGCGACACTCCACGGGCTCTACGTCGTGGATACCGGCAGCTTCGCCACGCTCCCGGTCGAGACGACGTGGGACGGCGTGACGGAGATGCTGCGGGAAGAGGGCGAACTGGCGCTGTCGGAGTTCACCGAGCGGGCCGGTGACGCACCCGTCGAAACCGCAATCATGAACGGCAATCCGAGCAGCGAAATCGTCGAGTACGCCCGGGAACACGACTGTGACACAATCGTCATGGGAACCCACGGGCGGGGTGGCATCGACAGACTGCTGCTGGGGAGCGTCGCAGAGCGCGTCGTGCGCGCCGCCCCGATTCCGGTGGTAACGGTGCCGATCAGCGAGGGCGAGACGGACGTCGAAGCCGCTCGCTCATAA
- a CDS encoding protein-tyrosine phosphatase family protein encodes MTCWGQSTVNAHRFAPAAPDEAYVYGACTPGWHSAAGRDAAIDDWVEFMRSEGIERVCCLLTGCQLDDCGAVLDRYAAAFGEGNVLHAPVRDHHLVPEDVLVEEILPFLAESRDVEEPVVVHCLAGIGRTGQVLAAWLVYNRDYGPERAIETVTDNGRDPTDAVRMGNATEDELVALLETVARL; translated from the coding sequence ATGACCTGTTGGGGTCAATCAACCGTGAACGCACACCGATTCGCGCCCGCAGCCCCGGACGAAGCCTACGTCTACGGGGCCTGCACGCCGGGCTGGCACTCGGCCGCCGGCCGCGACGCTGCCATCGACGACTGGGTCGAATTTATGCGATCGGAGGGTATCGAGCGGGTCTGTTGTCTGCTGACTGGCTGTCAACTGGACGACTGCGGCGCCGTGCTGGACCGCTACGCGGCGGCATTCGGTGAGGGGAACGTGTTACACGCACCGGTCCGGGACCACCACCTGGTGCCCGAAGACGTGCTCGTCGAGGAGATACTTCCGTTCCTGGCCGAGAGCCGCGATGTCGAGGAGCCGGTCGTCGTCCACTGTCTGGCGGGTATCGGTCGGACCGGACAGGTACTGGCCGCCTGGCTCGTCTACAACCGAGATTACGGCCCGGAGCGCGCCATCGAGACGGTCACGGACAACGGCCGGGACCCGACGGACGCCGTCAGGATGGGCAACGCGACCGAAGACGAACTGGTGGCGCTGCTGGAGACCGTCGCGCGGCTGTAG
- the cofD gene encoding 2-phospho-L-lactate transferase produces MVTFLAGGTGTPKLLSGAGDVFAPERTTVVANTGDDIELGGHLVCPDLDTVLFLDGGELDRETWWGIADDTAATHDELHRLAAAADLPTGPQYLPEDAQTSGRDIARYRRFSGVAEFMHIGDRDRAVHVTRTSLLDAGYSLTEVTRQLADAFGLDRELLPMSDDPVATMIHTPQGPMHFQEWWVGRNGEPPVEDVEFRGGDQASATEAVLDALSEPVVVGPSNPVTSLGPMLAVDGVAGALADTPVVAVSPFVENEVFSGPAADLMAGVGREPSTAGVAEAYPFADAFVLDGEDDTALDRPVVRTDTTMETEGDAERVARTVADALAEVA; encoded by the coding sequence ATGGTTACGTTCCTCGCCGGCGGGACCGGCACGCCGAAGCTGCTCTCCGGTGCCGGCGACGTGTTCGCTCCCGAGCGAACCACGGTCGTCGCCAACACCGGCGACGACATCGAGCTGGGCGGACACCTGGTCTGTCCCGACCTCGACACGGTGCTGTTTCTGGACGGCGGCGAACTCGACCGGGAGACGTGGTGGGGTATCGCGGACGATACGGCGGCAACGCACGACGAACTCCACCGGCTGGCGGCGGCGGCCGACCTCCCGACCGGCCCCCAATATCTCCCAGAGGACGCCCAGACCAGCGGGCGCGATATCGCCCGATATAGACGCTTCTCCGGCGTCGCGGAGTTCATGCACATCGGGGACCGGGACCGCGCGGTCCACGTCACCCGGACCTCGCTGCTCGACGCTGGCTACTCCCTGACCGAGGTGACCCGGCAGCTGGCAGACGCCTTCGGGCTCGACCGCGAGCTCCTGCCGATGAGCGACGACCCCGTGGCGACGATGATTCACACGCCCCAGGGACCGATGCACTTCCAGGAGTGGTGGGTCGGTCGCAACGGCGAACCACCCGTCGAGGACGTCGAGTTCCGCGGCGGCGACCAGGCCTCGGCGACCGAGGCCGTGCTGGATGCCCTCTCCGAGCCCGTCGTCGTCGGCCCGTCGAACCCAGTCACGTCGCTGGGACCGATGCTCGCCGTCGACGGGGTCGCCGGAGCGCTCGCCGACACCCCCGTCGTCGCCGTCTCGCCGTTCGTCGAGAACGAGGTGTTCTCCGGACCTGCCGCCGACCTGATGGCCGGGGTGGGCCGGGAGCCCAGTACGGCCGGGGTCGCCGAGGCGTACCCCTTCGCCGACGCGTTCGTCCTCGACGGCGAGGACGATACCGCCCTCGACCGTCCCGTGGTCCGGACGGACACGACGATGGAGACCGAGGGCGACGCCGAGCGCGTAGCCCGAACGGTAGCCGACGCGCTCGCGGAGGTGGCCTGA
- a CDS encoding amidohydrolase family protein, with protein sequence MIIEGIVLRGREFEPVEGRVVVEDGEIAAVEEASVDGTAIVCPAFVNAHTHIGDSIAKEAGEGLSLSELVAPPDGLKHRLLRAADREELVAAMARSLSYMEQSGTGAFVEFREGGVDGVEAIRAALEGPDLESVVLGRETVEAMERADGFGASGANDADFVAERRATREAGKLFGIHAGEVDSSDINQALDLDPDFLVHMVHAEELHMDRVADSEIPVVVCPRSNCTTGVGQPPVEALTTRTTVALGTDNVFLNSPSMFREMALTAQLYDLSAREILRMATVNGAEIAGIDGGLVEAGQPARLCVLDGDSDNLCGVHDPVRAVVRRAGTADVERVVLAG encoded by the coding sequence ATGATTATCGAGGGTATCGTCCTCCGCGGGCGCGAGTTCGAGCCTGTCGAGGGCCGCGTCGTCGTCGAGGACGGTGAGATAGCCGCCGTCGAGGAAGCCAGCGTCGACGGGACCGCCATCGTCTGCCCGGCCTTCGTCAACGCCCACACCCACATCGGCGACTCCATCGCGAAGGAGGCCGGCGAGGGGCTCTCGCTTTCGGAACTGGTCGCCCCGCCAGACGGGCTGAAACACCGCCTCCTCCGGGCGGCCGACCGCGAGGAACTGGTCGCGGCGATGGCCCGGTCGCTGTCGTACATGGAGCAGTCCGGGACCGGCGCGTTCGTCGAGTTCCGCGAGGGCGGTGTCGACGGGGTGGAAGCCATCAGGGCCGCGCTGGAGGGGCCGGACCTGGAGAGCGTCGTCCTCGGTCGGGAGACGGTCGAGGCGATGGAGCGGGCCGACGGGTTCGGGGCCAGCGGTGCCAACGACGCGGATTTCGTCGCGGAACGCCGGGCGACACGAGAGGCCGGGAAGCTCTTTGGCATCCACGCGGGCGAGGTCGACAGCTCCGACATCAACCAGGCGCTGGACCTCGACCCGGACTTCCTGGTCCACATGGTCCACGCCGAGGAGCTACACATGGACCGGGTCGCCGACAGCGAGATACCCGTCGTCGTCTGCCCGCGGTCGAACTGTACCACCGGCGTCGGCCAGCCGCCCGTCGAGGCGCTGACTACACGCACGACGGTCGCGCTGGGGACCGACAACGTCTTTCTCAACAGCCCGTCGATGTTCCGCGAGATGGCCCTGACCGCGCAGCTGTACGACCTCTCGGCTCGCGAAATCCTCCGGATGGCGACGGTCAACGGCGCCGAAATCGCCGGGATAGACGGTGGCCTCGTCGAGGCGGGCCAGCCCGCTCGGCTCTGCGTGCTCGACGGCGATTCGGACAACCTCTGTGGCGTCCACGACCCGGTGCGGGCCGTCGTCCGCCGGGCTGGGACCGCCGACGTGGAGCGGGTCGTGCTGGCTGGGTAA
- the moaA gene encoding GTP 3',8-cyclase MoaA — protein sequence MLEDDHGREVSQVRVSLTDRCNFDCVYCHNEGLGDTRGPMEAQDHEMETDDVVAFLEVAREFDVEAVKFTGGEPMLRGDLEEIIRRTPDAMEVSMTTNGTFLPGRAPDLVDAGLDRVNVSQDAIDQEAFAEITKSGAYEQVIEGVEAALDAGLDPVKLNMVVFEPTAGYVPEMVDHVAENDGLRLQLIEYMPELVGRPEWAIDIQRVHDWLAEQADRIEVREMHDRKRYWVSADDGSGEGMVEIVDPVENTDFCDNCHRVRVTHDGKLKGCLNRTDDLRSMGEMTKAEIRETFRETVANRVPYYGEYMVQNDDGEWVVNEEYIERGPVEEPLAADDD from the coding sequence GTGCTAGAGGACGACCACGGGCGGGAGGTGTCACAGGTCCGCGTCTCCCTGACAGACCGCTGTAACTTCGACTGTGTCTACTGTCACAACGAGGGGCTGGGGGACACGCGCGGGCCGATGGAGGCCCAGGACCACGAGATGGAGACCGACGACGTGGTCGCCTTTTTAGAGGTCGCCCGTGAGTTCGACGTCGAGGCCGTCAAGTTCACCGGCGGCGAGCCGATGCTCCGGGGCGACCTGGAGGAGATAATCCGCCGGACGCCAGACGCGATGGAGGTGTCGATGACCACGAACGGCACCTTCCTGCCGGGGCGCGCGCCGGACCTCGTCGACGCGGGACTCGACCGGGTGAACGTCTCCCAGGACGCAATCGACCAGGAGGCCTTCGCCGAGATAACGAAGAGTGGCGCCTACGAGCAGGTCATCGAGGGCGTCGAGGCGGCCCTCGATGCCGGGCTGGACCCGGTGAAACTGAACATGGTCGTCTTCGAACCCACCGCGGGGTACGTTCCGGAGATGGTCGACCACGTCGCCGAAAACGACGGGCTCCGGCTCCAGCTCATCGAATACATGCCGGAACTCGTCGGCCGCCCGGAGTGGGCCATCGACATCCAGCGGGTCCACGACTGGCTGGCCGAACAGGCCGACCGCATCGAGGTACGGGAGATGCACGACCGCAAGCGCTACTGGGTGAGCGCCGACGACGGGTCGGGCGAGGGGATGGTCGAAATCGTCGACCCCGTGGAGAACACCGACTTCTGTGACAACTGCCATCGCGTGCGCGTGACCCACGACGGCAAACTGAAGGGGTGTCTCAATCGCACGGACGACCTCCGGTCGATGGGTGAGATGACGAAAGCCGAAATCCGCGAGACGTTCCGCGAGACCGTCGCCAACCGGGTGCCCTATTACGGGGAGTACATGGTCCAGAACGACGACGGTGAGTGGGTCGTCAACGAGGAGTACATAGAGCGTGGGCCGGTCGAGGAACCGCTGGCCGCGGACGACGACTGA
- a CDS encoding triphosphoribosyl-dephospho-CoA synthase, translating into MSDRTPVQNAELALLLEVTGTPKPGNVDRERDFADLRFEHFMAGAVGARPGLGLAADGEPVGRAFEHAVAGMADQSAGNTQFGALLLLAPLVAAAGEGDLTPAGVDRVVRGTTVADAAAFYRAFEHVDVAVDDPPEGMEPLDVRHGSDAIPELEAQGLTLFDVMAESADVDGIAAEWAGGFARVFEAAEALLADDGPVPDRASRVFLKLLAEDVDTFVVTRNSPDAAAEVQRRAQAVLDGEEDATELAEELVARDINPGTTADLVAGALFVALERGLVV; encoded by the coding sequence ATGAGCGACCGAACGCCGGTCCAGAACGCCGAACTGGCGCTGTTGCTCGAAGTCACCGGGACGCCCAAGCCCGGCAACGTCGACCGCGAACGGGACTTCGCCGACCTGCGCTTCGAGCACTTCATGGCCGGCGCCGTCGGCGCCCGGCCCGGCCTGGGACTAGCGGCCGACGGCGAGCCGGTGGGGCGGGCATTCGAGCACGCCGTCGCCGGCATGGCCGACCAGTCGGCGGGCAATACGCAGTTTGGCGCACTGCTCCTGCTCGCGCCGCTGGTCGCCGCCGCGGGCGAGGGCGACCTGACTCCTGCCGGAGTCGACCGCGTGGTCCGAGGGACTACTGTGGCGGACGCCGCGGCCTTCTACCGGGCCTTCGAACACGTCGACGTCGCCGTCGACGACCCGCCCGAGGGGATGGAGCCGCTGGACGTCCGCCACGGGAGTGATGCGATTCCGGAGTTGGAAGCGCAAGGGCTCACGCTGTTCGATGTGATGGCCGAGAGTGCCGACGTCGACGGTATCGCCGCCGAGTGGGCCGGTGGGTTCGCGCGTGTCTTCGAAGCTGCCGAGGCGCTGCTTGCCGACGACGGGCCGGTCCCCGACCGTGCCTCCCGGGTCTTCCTCAAGTTGCTGGCCGAGGACGTCGACACCTTCGTCGTGACGCGCAACAGTCCCGACGCTGCGGCCGAGGTACAGCGTCGGGCTCAAGCCGTGCTCGACGGCGAGGAAGATGCCACCGAGCTGGCGGAGGAACTGGTCGCCCGCGACATCAACCCCGGGACGACGGCCGACCTCGTGGCCGGCGCACTGTTCGTCGCGCTTGAACGGGGGCTGGTGGTATGA
- a CDS encoding tRNA-dihydrouridine synthase: protein MFRPRVALASLSGEADADWARAATDHVGCAFLGGIALDEASREAAQALTDRDRSEFLPADPIAFVDTQLGALDKSPLRGAFNVRSTTLAPLERAAGVCRDHDAILELNAHCRQDEMCAVGGGESLLRDADRLAEQVRTAADTGAAVSVKVRAEVPGVDLPRLARCIDEAGADAIHVDAMDSESVVDDIATATDLFVVANNGVRGPDTAREYLEYGADAVSVGRASDDPAVLAAVREATDDWFTQEVTR, encoded by the coding sequence ATGTTCCGCCCGCGGGTCGCCCTGGCGAGTCTCAGCGGCGAGGCCGACGCCGACTGGGCGCGGGCCGCCACCGACCACGTCGGCTGTGCCTTCCTGGGCGGTATCGCGCTCGACGAGGCCTCGCGCGAGGCCGCCCAAGCGTTGACAGACCGCGACCGCTCGGAGTTCCTGCCCGCGGACCCGATAGCATTCGTCGACACCCAGCTCGGGGCGCTCGACAAGTCCCCGCTCCGTGGCGCGTTCAACGTCCGTTCCACGACGCTTGCCCCCCTCGAGCGTGCCGCTGGCGTCTGCCGGGACCACGACGCTATCCTGGAACTGAACGCCCACTGCCGACAGGACGAGATGTGCGCCGTCGGCGGCGGCGAGTCGCTGTTGCGGGACGCGGATAGGCTCGCCGAGCAGGTCCGGACCGCCGCCGATACCGGTGCCGCGGTCTCGGTGAAGGTCCGGGCGGAGGTCCCCGGTGTCGACCTCCCTCGGCTGGCACGCTGCATCGACGAGGCCGGCGCCGACGCCATCCACGTCGACGCGATGGACTCGGAGTCGGTCGTCGACGATATCGCGACCGCGACCGACCTGTTCGTCGTCGCGAACAACGGTGTCCGCGGGCCCGATACGGCCCGCGAGTATCTCGAATACGGGGCTGATGCGGTGAGTGTCGGCCGGGCGAGCGACGACCCCGCCGTGCTGGCCGCCGTCCGCGAGGCGACCGACGACTGGTTCACACAGGAGGTCACGCGATGA
- a CDS encoding Mrp/NBP35 family ATP-binding protein — translation MNEQDVRERLRAVEDPDLGDDIVTLGLVNSVEIDDEEIRIDLALGAPYSPTETGMANAVREALGDLDRRIDLSASVDRGVSEEEDPLPNVRNVIAVASGKGGVGKSTIAVNIAAGLSRLGARVGLFDADVYGPNVPRMLDADESPQATEEDEIIPVEKYGMKLMSMDFLVGKDDPVIFRGPMVDNVLTQLWSDVLWGTLDYMIVDLPPGTGDTQLTMLQRVPVSGAVIVTTPQEVALDDARKGLRMFGRHETPVLGIVENMSTFVCPDCGGSHDIFGSGGGHDFADETDMPFLGEVPLDPSVREGGDSGEPLVLDDESATGDAFREIAANTANMQGIIHRKRQSDSRTTPDQAAKADQTDEESQAEQ, via the coding sequence ATGAACGAGCAGGACGTCCGTGAGCGGCTCCGGGCGGTCGAGGACCCGGACCTGGGCGACGACATCGTGACGCTGGGCCTCGTGAACAGCGTCGAGATAGATGACGAGGAGATACGCATCGACCTCGCGCTCGGTGCGCCCTACTCACCGACGGAGACGGGGATGGCCAACGCCGTCCGCGAAGCGCTGGGCGACCTCGACCGGCGCATCGACCTCTCGGCGAGTGTCGACCGCGGGGTCAGCGAGGAGGAAGACCCCCTGCCGAACGTCAGGAACGTCATCGCCGTCGCGTCCGGGAAGGGCGGTGTCGGCAAGTCGACTATCGCCGTGAACATCGCGGCCGGACTCTCGCGTCTGGGCGCTCGCGTCGGCCTCTTCGACGCCGACGTCTACGGACCGAACGTGCCGCGGATGCTCGACGCCGACGAGTCCCCCCAAGCCACCGAAGAAGACGAGATAATCCCGGTGGAAAAGTACGGGATGAAGCTGATGAGTATGGACTTCCTCGTCGGCAAGGACGACCCGGTCATCTTCCGCGGGCCGATGGTCGACAACGTCCTCACACAGCTCTGGTCGGACGTCCTCTGGGGGACCCTGGACTACATGATAGTCGACCTGCCGCCGGGCACCGGCGACACGCAGCTGACGATGCTCCAGCGGGTCCCCGTCTCCGGGGCCGTCATCGTCACCACGCCACAGGAGGTCGCGCTGGACGACGCTCGAAAGGGGCTCCGGATGTTCGGGCGCCACGAGACGCCGGTGCTTGGAATCGTCGAGAACATGTCCACGTTCGTCTGTCCCGACTGTGGCGGCAGCCACGACATCTTCGGCAGCGGCGGCGGCCACGACTTCGCCGACGAGACCGACATGCCGTTCCTCGGCGAGGTCCCGCTCGACCCCAGCGTCCGCGAGGGCGGTGACAGCGGCGAACCCCTGGTACTCGACGACGAGAGCGCGACCGGCGACGCGTTCCGCGAGATAGCCGCCAACACCGCCAACATGCAGGGTATCATCCACCGCAAGCGCCAGTCCGACAGCCGGACCACCCCGGACCAGGCGGCGAAGGCAGACCAGACGGACGAAGAGAGTCAGGCCGAGCAGTAG
- a CDS encoding DUF447 domain-containing protein, with amino-acid sequence MTGASEAAWPVDLAGVTESVVTTLGPNELWNVAALGLHEPEDDGPVTATTWGRTRTWRNFDERGEGYVQFTRDPVDFAEAALSVREESEPVLTSADAWVRVRVERLADGEDDGTQWVEWALVPEESRVERRVVPTTNRGHAAVVEATVAASRLDVPAYDRDELLSRLAYFESVVETAGSEPERAAFDRVRELVDAEW; translated from the coding sequence ATGACTGGCGCGAGCGAAGCGGCCTGGCCCGTTGACCTCGCTGGCGTCACCGAATCCGTGGTGACCACACTGGGGCCCAACGAGCTGTGGAACGTTGCCGCCCTGGGACTGCACGAACCCGAAGACGACGGCCCGGTGACGGCGACGACGTGGGGACGAACCCGAACCTGGCGGAACTTCGACGAGCGCGGCGAGGGGTACGTCCAGTTCACGCGGGACCCGGTCGACTTCGCCGAGGCGGCGCTGTCGGTCCGCGAGGAGTCCGAGCCGGTGCTTACGAGTGCCGACGCCTGGGTCCGGGTGCGCGTCGAGCGGCTGGCCGACGGCGAGGACGACGGGACACAGTGGGTCGAGTGGGCGCTCGTGCCCGAGGAATCGCGGGTCGAACGGCGCGTGGTCCCGACGACGAACCGCGGCCACGCCGCCGTCGTCGAGGCGACCGTCGCGGCATCGCGACTGGACGTGCCGGCGTACGACCGCGACGAGCTGCTCTCCCGGCTCGCGTACTTCGAGTCGGTCGTCGAGACGGCCGGGAGCGAGCCCGAACGGGCGGCTTTCGACCGCGTTCGCGAGCTGGTCGACGCGGAGTGGTAG
- a CDS encoding 30S ribosomal protein S17e, translating into MAIKPAYVKKTGRLIMEKYPDAFGADFEHNKEVVTEVTNIESKGVRNRIAGYVTRKYNRPVEA; encoded by the coding sequence ATGGCAATCAAACCCGCCTACGTCAAGAAGACAGGGCGACTCATCATGGAGAAGTACCCAGACGCCTTCGGCGCCGACTTCGAGCACAACAAGGAAGTCGTCACCGAGGTCACGAACATCGAGTCCAAGGGCGTCCGTAACCGCATCGCAGGCTACGTCACGCGCAAGTACAACCGCCCGGTCGAAGCGTAA
- a CDS encoding DUF6517 family protein, with product MRLRRTGAVLAVCVLLSVAGCTGLLLQEETRFVAGEASVNEADELAYTHNTTETQNVTRSVEAAGQEREVTVSNHAELYVNRTADGSPGAAFAVVSSPQVRLFGEEMNPVADWSQRDLLTEFSGQFDQYENLTDVEERETRQVTMLGKEADVRVFNATMVDDNETSHDVVVSVAKVQHEGDYVVAIGIRGMNGAELSATDGDTDALVRRVEHKRGHTGTR from the coding sequence ATGAGACTCAGACGGACCGGTGCGGTCCTCGCGGTCTGCGTGCTCCTGTCGGTTGCGGGCTGTACGGGGTTGCTCCTGCAGGAGGAGACGAGATTCGTCGCTGGTGAGGCGAGCGTGAACGAGGCGGACGAACTGGCCTACACCCACAACACCACCGAGACACAGAACGTCACACGGTCGGTCGAAGCCGCCGGCCAGGAGCGGGAAGTGACGGTCTCGAACCACGCGGAGCTGTACGTCAACCGGACCGCGGACGGTTCGCCGGGGGCCGCCTTCGCCGTCGTCAGCTCGCCCCAGGTCCGGCTGTTCGGGGAGGAGATGAATCCGGTCGCGGACTGGTCACAGCGGGACCTCCTGACGGAGTTCTCGGGGCAGTTCGACCAGTACGAGAACCTGACCGACGTCGAAGAACGGGAGACACGACAGGTCACGATGCTCGGGAAAGAGGCAGACGTGCGGGTGTTCAACGCGACGATGGTCGACGATAACGAGACCAGTCACGACGTGGTCGTCAGCGTCGCGAAAGTCCAACACGAGGGGGATTACGTCGTCGCCATCGGTATCCGGGGGATGAACGGGGCCGAGCTCTCGGCGACGGACGGTGACACCGACGCCCTCGTCCGCAGGGTCGAGCATAAACGGGGCCACACCGGCACGCGATGA
- a CDS encoding biotin--[acetyl-CoA-carboxylase] ligase, which translates to MHETREQVLSAIADGPVSGPDIASRLDVSRAAVWKHVEALREAGFTITSEDDGYLLSGVPDFGGPAVAYELDAPFEIEYHDAIPSTNARARELAGEGATDVVVLADEQTGGRGRLDRTWHSPSGGIWLSVLFRPDVPMAGTPVFTLAAAVAVTRAAREAGVEAVIKWPNDVLVEVDGEERKLVGILTEMEGEADRVSWVVVGIGINANVDPDDLPSEADAMSLSAIRGEPVDRRRFTQRVLETFDTVGTDPEAILDEWREYASTLGREVRIDTPDGEVVGEAVDIEYPGSLVVDTGEERVTVAAGDCDHLRPL; encoded by the coding sequence ATGCACGAGACACGCGAGCAGGTGCTTTCTGCTATCGCCGACGGGCCGGTCTCCGGGCCGGATATCGCGTCGCGACTCGACGTCTCCCGCGCGGCGGTCTGGAAACACGTCGAGGCGCTCCGGGAGGCGGGGTTTACCATCACGAGCGAGGACGACGGGTACCTCCTCAGTGGGGTCCCAGATTTCGGCGGGCCGGCCGTGGCGTACGAACTCGACGCACCCTTCGAGATAGAGTACCACGACGCCATCCCGAGCACGAACGCGCGCGCCCGGGAACTCGCTGGCGAGGGCGCGACCGACGTCGTGGTGCTGGCCGACGAACAGACAGGCGGGCGCGGCCGGCTCGACCGGACCTGGCACTCACCCAGTGGCGGTATCTGGCTGTCGGTCCTCTTTCGCCCCGACGTGCCGATGGCGGGGACGCCGGTGTTTACGCTGGCGGCCGCCGTCGCGGTCACGCGTGCGGCCCGCGAGGCCGGCGTCGAAGCGGTCATCAAGTGGCCTAACGACGTACTCGTCGAGGTCGACGGCGAGGAGCGGAAACTGGTGGGTATCCTCACGGAGATGGAGGGGGAGGCCGACCGCGTCTCGTGGGTGGTCGTCGGCATCGGTATCAACGCCAACGTCGACCCCGACGACCTGCCGAGCGAGGCCGACGCGATGAGTCTCTCGGCGATCCGGGGCGAGCCAGTGGACCGACGACGGTTCACCCAGCGGGTGCTGGAGACGTTCGACACTGTCGGCACCGACCCCGAGGCTATCCTCGACGAGTGGCGCGAGTACGCCTCGACACTCGGTCGCGAGGTCCGCATCGACACCCCGGACGGCGAGGTCGTCGGCGAGGCCGTCGACATCGAGTATCCGGGCTCGCTCGTCGTCGACACCGGCGAGGAACGCGTCACCGTCGCAGCAGGCGACTGCGACCACCTTCGACCGTTATGA